The Enterococcus rotai genome includes a window with the following:
- a CDS encoding LemA family protein → MKNNKTRFGLIAVIVIVLLGVFGVSQYNGLAKKEQSVESQWSQVENVMQRRADLVPNLVNSVKGSMQQEQKVFGDIAKAREAYGSANNDSDKIKASQELDQSVGTLINVINENYPELKSNDNVQTLMTQLEGTENRISVERKRYNEVVKEYNEQVVSFPKNIFANMMGLGKKDYFKADPTASTVPSVNFDNSTSSSSGK, encoded by the coding sequence ATGAAAAACAACAAAACAAGATTTGGCTTGATCGCTGTAATCGTCATTGTTTTATTAGGCGTTTTCGGGGTCAGTCAATACAACGGATTAGCAAAAAAAGAACAATCAGTAGAGTCTCAATGGAGTCAAGTAGAAAACGTGATGCAGCGTAGGGCCGATCTCGTGCCAAACTTAGTCAACAGCGTAAAGGGCAGCATGCAGCAAGAACAAAAAGTCTTTGGTGATATTGCTAAAGCTCGTGAGGCTTATGGTTCTGCTAACAATGATTCAGATAAAATCAAAGCCAGTCAAGAGTTGGATCAATCTGTAGGGACGTTGATCAATGTCATCAATGAAAATTATCCTGAACTAAAATCAAATGATAATGTGCAAACATTAATGACACAATTAGAAGGCACTGAAAACCGTATCTCGGTTGAACGTAAACGTTACAATGAAGTCGTGAAAGAATACAACGAACAAGTAGTTTCTTTCCCTAAAAATATCTTTGCAAATATGATGGGTCTAGGTAAGAAGGATTACTTTAAAGCTGATCCAACAGCTAGCACTGTACCTTCCGTGAATTTTGATAATTCAACTAGTTCATCCAGTGGGAAGTGA
- a CDS encoding TPM domain-containing protein encodes MKWFRRSLLSGVLLFLVTFFVSFQTTALAESLPASPDYFYLDQPGILDDTTKNLVEQKGKLYKEKTEAPQVVLAVIDSTDGDSIDSYAPDLFKKWKIGNQKEDNGVLILYAVNDGDRNVRIEVGYGLEDVITDSIAGNILQHAKDDLKSSDNTSINKGLQYTFKAVTTLIDKHYGYPADQNALSDDEIDQVSSDDSSDGEGFFSIFFVLLIVLPFILFGGRGGRGGRGGGPWYWGGGFGGGSSSGGGGFGGGGGFSGGGGSSGGGGASI; translated from the coding sequence ATGAAATGGTTTAGACGTAGTTTATTATCTGGCGTATTGTTATTTCTTGTCACCTTTTTCGTCAGCTTTCAAACAACTGCATTGGCTGAATCATTACCAGCTTCACCAGATTATTTTTATTTAGATCAGCCAGGAATCCTTGATGACACAACTAAAAATTTAGTCGAGCAAAAAGGTAAGCTATACAAGGAAAAAACAGAAGCACCACAAGTTGTTTTAGCTGTAATCGACTCGACTGACGGTGACAGTATTGATAGTTATGCACCCGATTTATTTAAAAAATGGAAAATTGGTAATCAAAAAGAAGATAATGGCGTTTTAATTCTTTATGCAGTTAATGATGGCGATCGGAATGTCCGAATCGAAGTCGGTTATGGCTTGGAAGATGTAATCACAGATAGTATTGCTGGAAATATTTTGCAACACGCCAAAGATGACCTGAAATCTAGTGATAACACTTCGATCAATAAAGGGCTGCAATATACATTTAAAGCAGTCACTACTTTGATCGATAAACATTATGGCTATCCTGCTGATCAAAATGCGTTATCAGACGATGAAATAGACCAAGTGTCCTCAGATGATAGCTCTGATGGAGAAGGCTTTTTCAGCATTTTCTTCGTTCTTCTCATTGTCCTTCCTTTTATACTTTTTGGAGGTCGTGGCGGTCGCGGTGGCCGTGGCGGAGGTCCTTGGTATTGGGGCGGCGGTTTTGGCGGCGGCTCTTCAAGTGGAGGTGGCGGCTTCGGTGGTGGCGGTGGCTTCTCTGGTGGTGGTGGTTCCTCTGGAGGCGGAGGCGCCAGCATTTAG
- the celB gene encoding PTS cellobiose transporter subunit IIC gives MNGFMDSLGEKIMPLANKLGQNRYLAVLRDAFMLSFPLTMFGSIIVVINNLPFFNDATKGTLSSLFGNGQNATMSIMAVFVTFGIGYYLSKSYDVEGIFGGAVSFASFLLLTPFVMTLEDGTEVSGVLSLDRLGAKGMFIGMIAAFLAAEIYCRITKKGWQIKMPDGVPPAVAKSFAALIPAILTLSVFLIINAIVTGLFNTNLHDVIYDVIQKPLVGLGSSLPATLIALFFVQFLWFFGLHGQIIVNSVMDPIWNTLMLENLDAYKAGEKLPHIITKPFMETFTVGLGGSGMTLAVILIMAFVMKKKQYRDIGRLSLAPGIFNVNEPVIFGLPIVLNATILIPWVIAPLIVTVLNYLVMAAGIVPPPTGVSVPWTVPIFFSGMLATNSILGGLLQLVDLLIVGLLWFPFLRLLDKEKESAI, from the coding sequence ATGAATGGTTTTATGGATTCTCTTGGAGAAAAAATCATGCCGCTCGCTAATAAACTAGGGCAAAACAGATATCTCGCTGTATTAAGAGATGCATTTATGCTTTCATTTCCATTAACAATGTTCGGATCAATCATCGTCGTCATCAATAACTTACCTTTTTTCAATGATGCTACGAAAGGGACTCTTTCTTCTTTATTTGGTAACGGTCAAAATGCAACAATGAGCATCATGGCTGTATTTGTTACGTTTGGTATTGGCTATTATTTATCTAAATCGTATGATGTTGAAGGGATTTTTGGCGGCGCCGTTTCGTTTGCTAGTTTCTTACTTTTGACACCTTTTGTGATGACACTTGAAGATGGTACTGAAGTTTCTGGGGTCTTATCCTTAGATCGCTTAGGTGCTAAAGGGATGTTTATCGGGATGATCGCTGCGTTTTTAGCCGCTGAGATTTACTGTAGAATAACTAAAAAAGGCTGGCAAATCAAAATGCCTGATGGGGTTCCGCCTGCTGTGGCGAAATCATTTGCTGCACTGATTCCCGCTATTTTAACTTTATCTGTTTTTCTAATTATCAATGCAATCGTTACTGGTCTATTCAACACGAACCTTCATGACGTTATTTATGATGTGATTCAAAAACCATTAGTTGGTTTAGGCAGTAGTCTACCCGCAACTTTGATCGCTCTATTCTTTGTGCAATTCTTATGGTTCTTTGGTTTGCATGGGCAAATCATTGTGAATTCTGTAATGGACCCGATTTGGAATACCTTGATGTTAGAAAATCTAGACGCCTACAAAGCAGGCGAAAAATTACCCCATATCATTACAAAACCGTTTATGGAAACATTCACTGTAGGACTTGGTGGCTCTGGTATGACATTAGCTGTTATCTTGATCATGGCTTTTGTCATGAAAAAAAAACAATACCGAGATATCGGTCGATTAAGTTTAGCCCCTGGAATTTTCAATGTAAATGAACCTGTGATTTTTGGGTTACCGATTGTTTTAAATGCCACGATTTTGATTCCTTGGGTCATAGCACCTTTGATTGTTACGGTCCTTAATTATCTTGTGATGGCAGCGGGGATCGTTCCACCTCCAACTGGTGTGTCCGTTCCGTGGACTGTTCCGATTTTCTTTAGCGGCATGTTAGCAACGAATTCGATCCTAGGTGGTCTATTGCAACTTGTCGATTTACTTATTGTCGGTCTACTTTGGTTCCCATTCCTACGTTTATTAGATAAAGAAAAAGAAAGTGCGATTTAA
- a CDS encoding GntR family transcriptional regulator has translation MKPKYEEIADTLRERIKNNVYKTDTLIPNQTDLVKEFDVSRMTVKKAIGILVMEGLLYSQRGSGTKVLNRSFWDKDTSPANEYDGLSKQMHDRHKKLKSQVILFEVEFPSKEVQERLAISEEQPVYKIIRLRILEDEPFILEHTYMPCDLVPGLTTDILKDSIYTYIKEQLSLDFAGAYRNIQADKSDEYDQQYLNCKKDDPVLEVQQVVYSKNGRPIEFSCSRNRYDQRSYSILNVDYA, from the coding sequence ATGAAGCCAAAATATGAAGAAATCGCAGATACCTTGCGTGAACGGATAAAAAATAATGTGTATAAAACAGATACTCTGATTCCAAACCAAACAGATTTAGTAAAAGAATTTGATGTGAGCCGAATGACTGTCAAAAAAGCAATCGGCATTTTAGTTATGGAAGGTCTCTTATACTCGCAAAGAGGTTCTGGTACCAAAGTATTAAATCGTTCATTTTGGGACAAAGATACCTCACCAGCCAATGAATATGATGGACTTAGCAAGCAAATGCACGATCGCCATAAAAAATTAAAGAGCCAGGTCATTTTATTTGAAGTTGAATTTCCTTCAAAAGAAGTCCAAGAACGTTTAGCCATTTCTGAAGAACAGCCAGTTTATAAAATTATTCGTCTTAGAATTCTTGAAGATGAGCCGTTTATTTTAGAGCATACGTATATGCCTTGCGACTTGGTGCCAGGTCTAACAACTGATATCTTGAAAGACTCTATTTATACGTATATTAAAGAACAATTATCTCTCGATTTTGCGGGTGCTTACCGAAATATTCAAGCAGATAAATCTGATGAATACGATCAACAATATCTTAATTGTAAAAAAGATGACCCTGTGCTTGAAGTACAACAAGTGGTTTATTCAAAGAATGGACGTCCTATTGAGTTTTCATGTA